In the genome of Notamacropus eugenii isolate mMacEug1 chromosome 7, mMacEug1.pri_v2, whole genome shotgun sequence, the window TAATTCTGTAATTATTGATGgcagtcatttttattaaattggcaTGGCACAGCCATgatcactgaatatttatttatccTGTTATTTATCTTCCTTCAAATCTGAAAGAGTATGTAATTATATCTGTACAGGtcaatcaacaaatcaataaacatttattaagtacctaatatgtgcaaggcaccatgctaagttctggggatgcaaaaagcAGGACAGTCTTTGCCCTTAAGTTTACATCCTCTAATGGGGATGACCATATGAAAACAAATACGTACAAAGTAAGATATGTACAGAATACACAGGAACTAATTAAAggaggaaagcactagaattaagaagggttgggactTGCCCCAAAAGACCAGAGCCAGAGTTTGGGTTGTTAACTGTTGTTAAAGACTTTCAGTTCTATTGAGCACTTCAGGTAACTAGTAAGTTGCTAATTGGGACAAAAGATTTTCCATGGTATAGGACCtacttatgtcttcctgacttctaattTGTTACTATGAAAATTACTCTGAAATAAGTAAGGTTTATGGGAAGTGGTATGGGAATAATGTAGATCTTAAAGACAATCAGAATACATAAGCATCATCCAGGCAAGGTTCGTGTCTAGAAAGTGTCTAGAACATATACAGTCGGCACGtaataaatttttttgaattaaattgactGGGGGCCAGAGttttggaaataatttggaaaaatttCTTCCATCAGTCAGTTCTTTATAGGTAATTGGAAAATCAGTTCCTGCAAGTGGTGAAGGCTACTTCAGTAATCCTCTTCTCTTTGAATCCTAGGGAAAGCCTTAAAGCACACAGCCCAAAAATTTTTCTCAGCAGACAGTGGAGTGAGAAAAGGCATTCCAAAGGTGGTGGTGGTCTTCATTGATGGCTGGCCCTCTGATGACATAGAGGAAGCTGGCATTGTGGCCAGAGAATTTGGTGTTAATGTATTCATTGTCTCCGTAGCCAAACCCATACCTGAAGAACTGGGGATGGTTCAGGATGTTGGCTTTGTTGACAAGGTAACGTGGTTGGGAGAGAGGGCTGGGGTGTCCTATCAGTTTAGGTTGGGGTAGTGATTTTGTGCTGGAGCTTCATACGCTGCTCTAGGGAAATAGGGTTTTCTTCTTATTCAATTGAACTTTGTTAGCAGGAGTCCAAGTTTATGGTGTTTTTTCCATAACtgaatcatcttttcttttttgtgagaaCAAGAAAGCAATATTAAAGTTTCTCTGAGGGTTCCTCTCGTGTTTTATTCTGCTTGTCAGGCCGTCTGTCGGAGTAATGGTTTCTTCTCTTACCACATTCCAAGCTGGTTTGGCACCACCAAATATGTGAAGCCCCTGGTCCAGAAACTCTGTGCGCATGAGCAGATGATATGTAGCAAGACCTGCTACAACTCCGTTAACATCGCTTTCCTGATTGATGGCTCCAGTAGCGTAGGAGATAGTAACTTCCGCCTTATGCTTGAATTTGTCTCCAATATAGCCAAGACCTTTGAGATCTCTGACATTGGTGCCAAGATTGCTGCAGTACAGTTCACCTATGATCAGCGTACAGAGTTCAGTTTCACTGACTATACCACCAAGGAGAATGTCCTGGCTGTCATTCGGAACATCCGCTACATGAGTGGTGGGACAGCCACTGGGGATGCCATTTCTTTCACTGTGAGAAATGTATTTGGCCCCATGAGGGATGGACCCAATAAAAACTTCCTTGTAATTGTAACTGATGGGCAATCCTATGATGATGTCCaagctcctgctgctgctgctcataAAGCAGGTAACATTTTTGCCTCTACACGGGTAAGATttgggagaaaactgaggaaatgtTACTAGCAAGGTTATTTTATTATGTAATCAGTCATTTTAGTGTAGAAATTATTCATATGTTTTTATATtctttaaggaagaaaacaattgtcatcagaacttgatttttttgttaGAGAAGCAGCTTGATGTAGTGGATAGTACTGAtcttaggaagacctgggttcagatcctgcctctgacacacactagttgtgtgactttgggccagtcactttTCTCTTTaagcctgttttttcatgttaaaaaaaaggggaaggggtggaggggagaagttCCACCAGATGTCTTTTAAGGTCTCTTGCAGtgctacatctatgatcctatgatatctCTACTGGTCAAACTCTGTCTCCAAAAGCAATACAAAAGAGAATAGGATAGTTGTCTTCTTTGGCATTAACTTTGATACCTATGGATTTATCTAGATCCtatttgaatcatttttttccaatctATACAAACTCCTCTATCTCTACAATGTTCCCACAGCGAGATTCCTGTCATTTTAATATCCTTGGATTTAGTGGACACATGGATTTACTTTGTTCATTAGTTCTCCTCAGTCATCTCTTAAGACAAATAACCTTATTTTTAGGCCCTTTTAATAGATATCATCTCCCAttgttttatcattttacttGCCCTTCTCCAGCTAGGGCTTTTCTAGTATATATTTTCCTTGAGGTAAACAAATATTTGCATTTTGAACCCAGAAGCATTAGGACTTTTATGTAAGGATGGAATGTCTTCAGTTTTGCTTCCAAAACGTCCATCTTCTTGGTGGTACATCAGGTAGGTTTAATCAGGAAATACTCTTAAGGGACTTTTTAGCTCCCTTCCTAGAATAGAACTGTTAGATACAAACTATTATGAATTATTAAGAAATCTTACATCATTTTTCCTTATAAGTGCATTACTTTGTAGTTGCTCATAGTAATCCATCTGCCACGTTTCTGAATACTCAAAGTTTCCTACATTTTATCTCCATCGAGGCTTTGTTGGAATACTCTTGTTTTAGTTTCCTTTGCATTTTGGTAAAATAGTATGATTCAAAAAATACTTGAAACTGAGTGAGGTTCTAGGTCTAGTAACTCAGCACCTACTTTAGCAATGTTTCAGTCTAACAGTAGTTCCAAATAGCGTGAACATCAAGAGAAGTAAGTAGAGTTGAGAATATGCAATTCTATCAGAAACTGTTTCAAGTAGCACTTGTCATATTACTGGTGCTTGCTCTTGCTACAATTACTAATTGTTAATCTTGGAGAACCATAGTGACGATCTGCTGAAGTTGAAGTCAAAGGGGGTAAATGACTAGGACCCATTCTAATACTTCCCATACAAAAGTCTTTTGGGGAAATCTAACATCCACATCATGTAGAAGGGCACTAGCACGCTAAGAATCTGAAAGACTTTTACAAAGGCTATTTACATGTTTGGGAACTAGACAAATACAACTACTGCATAGGAAATACGTGGTGAGTGGTTCTAGTCAGACCCAAGAAAAATTCTCATTTCTAACAGGACTTACTTGGGGCTAAGAAAGCTTTCTGAGACTAACAGactcttaattattttttgacCAGTAGCTAAGGGCTTAGTTGGGTaccattttattccatttttccttcttgcttAAAGTTTTCCATTTAACTTTTCTGCATGTTAAGGGAAGGTGAGGATTCTTCCTTTCACAGGGGGTGGGAGGATAAGAGAATGATGGGAGTATACTAGTCTCCTCATAGGAAGAAGCATGACATCATCAGCAGAGCTGGTAAAGAAGTCTGCAGACCTGCAGAAAGTTGTCCTAATGCTTTtgggttttggggagagctcatTATAAGCATTCGTTAACATGGTTACAGAAAACGTATTTCAGTGTTGCGAGCTTGATCTGTGATCCAGCAATCTAACCTCACACTCATCTAATCTCAGTACCCCCAATTAACTTGACTGTTCATGAGACAGGAAGCTTGGGCTCACAGTTTGGTCCCTTAATCTATCCTATGCAACTGTGTATGAATGTAAAATGTGAAACCAAGTTTTATACTTAAAGGTAAATTGACTGTGTATGTCAGCtagttttatttaattcattttgaaaTACTTCCCTTGTAGGTATCACCGTCTACTCTATTGGTGTGGCTTGGGCACCTTTGGACGACCTGAAAGATATGGCCTCTGAACCAAAGGAGACTCACACCTTCTTCACAAGAGAGTTCTCAGGATTAGAACAGATAGCTACTGATATAGTTAGAGGTATTTGCAGAGATTTCTTGGAATCACAACAATAAAGGTGACATTTTCACAGCAGAAAGAAATGCTATAAAGGTCTCTATTGCTTAGGCTGATGTTTCTAATACATAAAGTATTTGGATTAATACAATAACATTATTCTAAAGATGttagtacctctcaaacaatctCCAACAACTTAATCGAACGTAGACACTATACGTTTTACATTCATGGCTTTATGATAGGCATAAGATTCAAGACGGTATTTGGAAGCACCACATTTCTTATCTACAAAAATACTCACAATTTTGGTTAGGGAAAGTTAGTTACCCTTTAATGTCAATTGACATCTTTGTAAGCTCAACAGAAATTATCACAAATAAAAAGTAACTGCAAATTGGTCTGAAAGCAGAGATACCTcctccaaaaagaagaaaaactgtcaAATGTGAGAAATAAAAAAGACACATTGGAACCTGTCTAATTATAGAAGTGGCTCTTAAGTTTCTCAAAGCTTGCCAAAATGGCTGATGTCATGGTCATAACAGACAAAACAGTATTTTGATCCAAGTATGTTCTGTTCATTTGGAGATGTTTCTTTAACATTATGCACTCAAGAAGGATCTCTTGGTATTTTATTCATTTCGTATGTGTTCATTAGCTGTAAAAGGACTTACGAGATAGAAAGGAATCATTTATCAAGCTTTAAGTAGTGTATTTTTATAATAACTTATGACTAGCAATTTATTACGCTGAACGTGGGGGGAGTGCCTTGTCTTTTGCTATTTATATCCTTAATTTTTGTACAAGTTTAAATGAAATTGGCTAGTACTATAAGAATCTCTAATgtacaaaaaaagacaagatttaaactcatgttGTAAACATTTTTCATGAAGAtaactcaaaggaaaaatacatacatactgcAAATAACTTAGAATGAAAATACAGGGATGAAACATTACTGTTTGGATGTTTgagcaataaaaaaaatcttttaatatcTGTGCTATCCCAAGTTGCCTAACACTCCACTCTTACTTATAGAATCTGATTATTTCAATGATTGGAGAGGGaagtgggagaggagagggaggaaaagggtcACTTATTGAGATAAACTGGGGAAAAGGTCATTACTGAAACATGCCTTAGTTATTTTTAAGCACAAACAATAACAAAGTGAATGGGTGACCCCAGAGACCCTGTTTCATAGTGAGAAAAGACTTTATTAATAATTAgcattattaattattttcacATAAATGGATGTTCATAAAACTGCCTCTCTTACTAAGGTTAAATAGGAACAAACCAACTAAGAGAGGCAAATCAAATAAACCATCAGTTTAAAATCATTTGCCTGCCAACCAACCCAGTATAACTCTAAAGCAACAGGTTCTTCCCCTCACCCTTCAACTCCCCCACACCTTGGTGTAAATTCTTATTAAAGCCACTCTAAAACTGGAGAACTTTAACTGAAATAAAAAGGGCTTTCAATAGCATCTAACTAGTTTTGACCAAAACAAAACCGAACAAGAAGTTCTGCCAATCAATTTCTTGTAGAAATAATTACATTCTTGGTAACGGACAGGAAGACAAAGCCTATTCACaccttttaaaaaacaacttgGTCAAACAGTTTGGAGCTTAATTTAGACAAATGTGAGCGTTCCACATACTGGGAGGGAGAATTTTTTGAACTGTATCAAACAtaacctcttcttttctttggtttttgacctgtgatttcatccagtTAAATTATACAAATACAGACCAACTCACCTGAAAATTATCTAAGTTGCCTTGCCCTGAAGTcctaagttaaatgacttgcacaaagtcTCGCAGTAACCAGTGTATATCAGACTTGAGCCCAAGGCTAACCTTataaatcaggggttcttaatctggagtccaCAGACAAGATTTCTCAGGGCTTGTGaaattggataggaaaaaaattacatctttactCTCACTAACTTTGCCATTGTTGCAAGTATCTTGAAATGTAATCTATGCTCATCACTACCAGATGTATTTAATAGAAACTGGTGCATGAATTGTATGTGATCAGTCTCCCCAACTATAGAGCTTCAACAAAATAGGCTTTCTTTGTAATTATATTTTacattatgcatttaaaaccattattctgaggtGTCAAAGGCATCACACCGGACTGCCATGtgtatgacaaaaaaagaatgcTTCAGATTACTATTCTAGACACACGATACTCCCAAGCTGCCTCTCTCCCAAACTGCTCGGCAATGTTTTTTGTAAATGCACATTTCCAtacatgactttttaaaattatgattacGTTATCTTGAGTGAAATATGATTTGCGTATCATTTCGTGTATCTTAGGTTtatttccttaaagaaaaaaaaagggtagTTATTTCCATCAATGAGTTGAATGAATCATGACGCTACAATTGACACCACTTCTAAGAACACATCAAAATGTTTAGGGGACACAAGCAGCAGTCCTTGGCTGCCCATACCCTACTCTTAAGGGCAAAAAGGCCCTGGGGAGAAGTATCAGACAGTTATGGCAAAGAGCAATAGAAGGGAACTATTTTACTccttgcaattaaaaaaaatgcttcacaaTGCTCCTTGCACCCTGGCTTTTAAGAAATTGGAGAATGTGAGAAaagctggaaaggaaagaagtctCTGGCAGAAAGCAACAGGTAGTGGTGGCAGCAATGCAGAGAGAGCCCACGTGAAGAGGTTTAGGTGGTGAGATCGTCAGAACCATTCTGATGTGCTTGTGTTAGATTCTGATGCCCCAAGTTGTAATTCTGAACATATTTGCACGGAGAAACATTATTACAGGTAGGAATGGTATTTTATAGCACTATTACTGGTTTAGCTACATTACAAGTTTTTAAGAATTAGGCTGGGgaattaaaatatcatttataaCATTGATTCTATGGGAAAATTAAGTTGAGTGATCCAAATGACTGATACACAAAAATCACAGATTGGGAACTGcttaaaaattcaatttgatCTTCAATGTCTTTTTCCTAGATTAGGACAAACTAAATTGGAGTaggggatgagggagaggagaagagaccCATTAACATTTTGATTTGACTTTtgtgaggaggggagaaggaaaagggaaaggagaagagatcacattttttaattgcttttcaaaacaattcaaatgaaagtaacGGTGGTTCAATGTGCGTAATATAATTTCAAAGTAGATACAAATTACCAAAATCCAATTTCAGGATCTGCAAGAGAAAATCCAACTTAGATGAAACTCCTGGAAAGTTATTCTCAAGACTGGTGTTGACCGTACTGTTAAAGAGTAATATTTTCAAAACACTGATAAATTagcataaatttaaaattcaagtGCTGTTTTAAGCAGCATAAAAATTAAAGGATCTAAAAAGTTCTCTAATTCAATGGCTAAGAATAAAGTATTACACTTTATTGCTATTCAACACAAAATAATGTAGCCAACTGTAACATACAGGTAcaccatttaatatttattatatgcattttatatacattatttttcaaCAGCTGTACTTTTGCTATGTGGTACAATCTTAAAAATTTGCTGATTCATAGTTTGTAAAACAAAAACCTTACAAAACTCATCAAAACTCGCAAACTGATCAGAAAAGTTTTGTGGAAGACtagaaaaaatactttattgtctTAATCATGCATTACACAAACAAAATCTTTAGTTACACCGTAAAATTAAGcacatctgaaaaaataaaaacagggaTAACTAGTCCAAACACAGCAGATTTCTGAATCCTGATTCAACTACTTTTGTGTCCTATTTGTAATGCAAATATAACATTTTCactccaaatattttttaaacaagatAGCTTTTCTGGAATTGTGGTAAACTGAGATATGTAACGGGAGAAAAATAACTTGGTTTGCAAATTAAACTATGAAATTATCAACTTTTAGTCTATTTTAGACTGTTCAAAGAATGCCATAATAGATAGACAGGGCCCTTTAGCACATACATAAAGGATATAAAGAccaacaaaaaagtgaaataaataacaaTAGGCCATTAGAGTAAGATGGGTAATCCTTGATAAATAAACTTGTAAATACAGTAAGATGTACAAAATATCACATAGTGATAGGATGCCAagattagttttttgtttttgtgtttttttttttaaattttaaagagttCATTGGGGGTGGTAAGCCCCAGTGTTTCATTTTAACACATCTTTCTTTACAGTCCTTTATTTATGAAGACAGTTATGTAATGATGATGAATTAGCATCCTTATGGAAGGACTTAGCTGAGCTGTATTAGGCAAAAGAAGGGAAGAGTGGTTACACGGCAGCGGGTCAGTGAGATCTCTGTGTTTTAGGGTTCTATAATGCAGAAAAAACATCATCCATACAATCTTGAGCACTGTTGTGACAGGCTAAATATATAAAAAGACTTATAAAAACTAGAATTTTATCCAAACATTTTGTGCAACTAatgctaaaatattttaagttaaatttccttttctttaaagcaaaataaatttaaaagggaATCTGTGGCATTCAACTGATAAACAGAGAAGATCActaagagatgaaaagaaagctACTCTTGGAGCTCACTTCCCCCCACGAGAGCACCACATCCTAACCCTAAGGCAGCACACAGAGTCCAAAGTAAGTCTTTTTGTAATATCAGACTCCACGTTGGCTTAGACACATAATGAACAGACATATGCTCAGTTCATATCCAGTAAAGGCTACAAATACTGGTTTCCTTTTTTGCCCCCACAAAATACAGTGATTACAGTTAAAATGAATGAGCCTGACATTATTCAAGATGTGGTGATTTTCACCAATTTATACCTGCCCCAAAAGCCTTTGCCTAGGCAGATCATACGTAGTGTCTTATCAGTAACCTCATTGATGGCAGTGATGCATTCCCTCTTTCTGTCCAAGAAGTCCTGCTGTTACATTGCAGGTTTTTGTTATGTCACACAAATACTTTGGCAAGGGCATCAGCTCCTGCACTGGCAATATATGCTTTTGACGGATGGAAAGCTACATCATAAATGGATTCATCCAACTTCTTCCTATGAGCTGTTATTTCTTGCACACACGTCTTGCTGTCTAAATTCCACAATCTAATGGAACAGTCATGACCTAAGGAAGAAGGTCACAATTAATTAGGTTTTGCAACAGAACCACAATTAGCATACAACATGCAGACATCATGAATTATATTAAAACTTACTTCCAGACATCAAATAGATGCCATTAGGATCTACTGCTAGACTTGTAACAGCATCCAAATGAGCAACCATAGAATGGATCATTTTACCTATGTGAAACACAATAAAAAATGTCAAATTTCTCCAAGTCATTTACTCCGGAGGTGGGGAGGCTGGAGAGAGAATAacgcttattttttttaacatgttaaTAGCAATAGTTTCATATAAGAGCAAAATCCTAACATAGAACTAAGTTCTTAGTAAGTAGCCTCAAATAACCAAAACAAATTGGCAACATGTGGTAGCCACTGACAACAAAATCATATCACTAGATTCTCTATGAAATTGCACAATTTGCAGAAGTGAATTCACTTTTACAACATTTAAGcagactggaaaaataagcaatTGTTCAGTGGATTCATCAAGCTCTTTATTCCACTGAGATGCTGATCATTTCTTGTTGCAGGAACAAGTAAACAAAGGCTGGCTATGGACCCAGGTTGGTAGTCAGGTAAAAAAATCTATAGACCTTCCTTCAGAACATTTTTAAcgcataaaatttaaataaaacaaaacaaaaacttcaagATTACAAGGAAACCACtaccattaaaataaaaatattgacaaGAACAAGTTCATGAATCctaaaagttaagaacccttggccCAAAGAAACTAACTCTGAATTGACTCAGGCATCAATTTAAGACACTGTAAAGAGCAATCTAATGAAATAAGTGCTTGTGACTAAAGAGACATGAGAAAAGCAGAAGGCACCATGAACCAAACACTCTTCTAAGTGGGGAATGGCCATCTCTGCTGTAACTTGTCACTCTACTGACGTCAGAGAAGTGGCAAGCGCTATGACTCGTGCACACTTCCCCAGGCCTGAGAACCCTCTACTGCTCAAATGCTGGAGCTGCTCCTAATAAAATAAGGTCTACTTTCTGAACTGCCGTGTGTGCGAGTGTGTGCGAGTGGGTGCGAGTGGGTTGGGGGTGTCTCTCTCTCAATTCAGGTTTAGCCTTAAAGCTCCATATAAATGCTGGATGGCTACTATTAATTCTCAAGTAAAGTACGATGCACTGCTAACTGGCAAGATAACCAGGAAATTCACTTTTCAGGTTAAACCTTACCATATGTACTTAGTTTGAAAGAATGATAAGTCAATAAAATAAACTATGTGAACATAATTGTGAATTTAAAATAATGCAATCATTCCTTGATGATAAAGAATATGACTGTCATTAAAAGTTAGCAGTCATCACTGGAGAGATGTGTGAAGTAAATGAAGAATTAagctaaaaaagaattttaagaacaTTTTGATTTCCATTTACTCCCAAGGAAGTGCTTACTACTACTAGTATTCCAAATTTTAAAGCTAAAATGTATTACATATCATCAACTTTCCTACTTTTATCAGGAAGATAATACAATAAGATGATTTAAGCTATTttcaagcaagaaaaaaaaatttcatacaAAGGTACTATATTCTTGAGATTAAATCGAGATTAAAGCATACATGGCAAAAAGTTTCAAAAGTAAAGATTCATTACTTCATTAATgggataattttgaaattattaattTCAAAAGAAACAAGATTTAAAAAGGCAGTAATATTCTCATGATGAAAATAACAAGACCAACTTACCCGTTTTATTGTCAAAAAACTTGATGTGTCTATCTTCATGAGCAGTAATTGTAACAGGAAGTGTGGGATGGCTGACTACCCTGTTAATATGATTATTTGATTGTAAACCTGGATGGAGAAGAAAAAGTGCAACCAGTGACTCATACAGTTTTCTTTACTACTACTATCTTGTACTAATCACAAGAGATTATACTCTCTTACATAGTTTGAACTATTAAATTGGGAGTCAGTGGCAAATTAAGGTCTCTACTTAACATTAAGGCCTAAGCACCAAAGTCTAGGGTGATGCTTATGGCTCCTTTTCACTACTCATTCTACATGGGAGGTCATTAAATTTAAGATTATCTAGAATGTTGGTGAATTTTTCTATGTTTAAGATCAGTATACAACATCAGTGACAAAAATCAATATAATATAACAAACCaattactgattttttaaaaaacaatagatTTCACTTAATTTATAAAAACTACATAAGTTTATTATGAGATGCAAATGAGGTGCTAGAGACTTTTTGTAAACCCAAACAATAAAAATTAGCcttgtggaaagaaaaaaaaattaagggtttTATCAAAtctaggaagggagaggaaacagtaggaaaaacttacattttaaagcaatttacaattataaagcactttacatagagCAATTCCATTTCACCCTCATAGTAACCACGTGAGGTCAACAGTGCAcatattattcccactttacagaagaagaaactgccacttgctagctgagtgaaactttgagcaagtcatttaagctctaaACCTCAGTCAAACATGAAATCCTTTTAACtccaagaacaaaaacaaactaaTTTCTGTATGCACTAAGAGACTTCAAGAGATCCACCATTGTGGCTCCTGTGATATAGATGAGTTTTAAAGCCATGGACAGATCGAAGAATTTACATATACtatgggtttttttaaatttattaatgcTGGTTTTAAAGCTCCTACTCAATTGTACCATTATAATATGGAGATAACCCTCAGTTCTTAAATAGTATGTCAGTGGGGCATAACTCTGACAGGTTTTACTAAGCCTTTAATGAACTATGTCACATATCCCATGTGTAAAAATGCACAATCTATATTTGCTagatgaaaaaaaagacaataaccCGAGCACAGAATGAAGAGTTCAGAATTAAGTTAGAAAAAAGCCAATAAAGAACTTAGTTCTTGATCCTTGAACCTCCTAATTATATTTAAGCAATGTTATTAATAAGTCAGTTTATAATGAAAACTTCAGGAAATAATCTGACTTGATGAAACAAGACTAACTACTATTTGATTTGGTCTTGTAatcattcttttaaagaaaactcaGGGCCATTCCTCATTAGATAAATGGTAAAAGTGAACAGTTTTCAAACAAAGTACCACAATATATAAACAATTATATAAAAAGTTGCTTTAAATCTGTAAAGACAAACGACAATCAAAACAATCTGAAGATCAAAGCTTACGCCTGTCAGCAGCCTGGCAGCTGacagtcagtgttggaggggttataaaaaagaaaagtacaatGATTCCCTCTGAGTGGGCCTAAAAATTGGTCCAACCAATCACGAACTACCATAGAAAAGTCACTAAacgattcttttttttttgactcagtGGCCACATTGCTGAGCATATATAGCAAAGAGaacaaaggcagaagaaaaggctCCATAAATCCTGAAAAAATGCTTTTGTGGTAGCaagaaacttaaaagaaaagaacaaaagactTGTGCAAAGAAGAAAAGCTAGAGCAACATAAGAAACCACAAATACAATCAACTTAAAGGTGTGGCAAACAAGCAGGAAGAAAAGTGAATGAGCGGAATGAAGTCAACAAccagaaaaaagaatatatacattaactttattattataaatggaaAAGTACATTAAAAGGAAGTTAAACTCTGAGTAACTACAGTGACTAATCTTGGTTCCAAAAAGAGTTGATGAAACACTTCCTACTCCAGCTCCTTTTAGAGGAGAATCAGGAGGACAATTCAGACACACTCATTCTGTATTTGCTGGTTTTGCttaaatgcttttctttattaaaagggaGAGCTAAAGACCCATCCCCTAATCGCACTTTCCCACCCCCTTTGCATAGGAAGGGCAGAAGACAGGACAGCAGGAAAAGTATGATGGAAAAACAGCCATGATCCTCAAGCAAACTTACCAGAATCTACCTGTGATGAAAGCATCAACAACGATTGTGATGTTTCTAAATCATAAATGACTGTACTGCCAGTGTTAAAAGAGGTCACCATATGAGCAGGATCACAGCCTATGAAGTCAACAGATGTAGGTATTCCATGCTCTAAAAAGAGGTCAGGAATAATAACAA includes:
- the COCH gene encoding cochlin produces the protein MSPAWISVLCLGGYFLLPGPVNCEGAAPIAITCFTRGLDIRKEKADVLCPGGCLLQDFYVFGNIVYASLSSICGAAIHRGVITSSGGAVRVYGLPGRENYSSVASNGIQSQTLTRWSSSFTVSKSKNEGLEATGRAVSTARPPAGKRQKKTSDKKAGNKDCKADIAFLIDGSFNIGQRRFNLQKNFVGKVALMLGIGTEGPHVGLVQASEHPKIEFFLKNFTSAKDVLFAIKEVGFRGGNSNTGKALKHTAQKFFSADSGVRKGIPKVVVVFIDGWPSDDIEEAGIVAREFGVNVFIVSVAKPIPEELGMVQDVGFVDKAVCRSNGFFSYHIPSWFGTTKYVKPLVQKLCAHEQMICSKTCYNSVNIAFLIDGSSSVGDSNFRLMLEFVSNIAKTFEISDIGAKIAAVQFTYDQRTEFSFTDYTTKENVLAVIRNIRYMSGGTATGDAISFTVRNVFGPMRDGPNKNFLVIVTDGQSYDDVQAPAAAAHKAGITVYSIGVAWAPLDDLKDMASEPKETHTFFTREFSGLEQIATDIVRGICRDFLESQQ